One window of the Herbiconiux sp. L3-i23 genome contains the following:
- a CDS encoding molybdenum cofactor biosynthesis protein MoaE, which produces MSVVLARVTSDVLDADELESAVTSRADGAVVTFRGVVRDADGGREVTALDYSAHPDAERILAECCAAVAAETGLTLAAAHRIGALAIGDVALVAVVASPHRAEAFAACALLVDRIKAETPIWKKQHYPDGASDWLGL; this is translated from the coding sequence GTGAGCGTCGTCCTCGCTCGGGTCACGTCGGACGTGCTCGACGCCGATGAACTCGAGTCGGCGGTGACCTCGCGGGCCGACGGCGCCGTCGTCACGTTCCGCGGCGTGGTTCGCGACGCCGACGGCGGACGCGAGGTCACCGCGCTCGACTACAGCGCCCACCCCGACGCGGAGCGCATCCTCGCCGAGTGCTGCGCCGCGGTCGCCGCCGAGACGGGCCTCACCCTCGCGGCAGCGCACCGGATCGGAGCGCTCGCGATCGGCGACGTCGCGCTCGTCGCGGTCGTCGCCTCTCCCCACCGTGCCGAAGCGTTCGCCGCGTGTGCACTGCTCGTCGACCGGATCAAGGCCGAGACGCCGATCTGGAAGAAGCAGCACTATCCCGACGGCGCCAGCGACTGGCTCGGACTCTAG
- the moaCB gene encoding bifunctional molybdenum cofactor biosynthesis protein MoaC/MoaB, with product MSEPTVSEPTLSEPTGASGLTHLDSDGRARMVDVGGKEVTHRVAVASGTFVTTDEVIGLLRTDGLKKADALATARISGIMGAKRTSDLIPLCHPLALDRVTVDLHPAGTTVTITATATTTGRTGVEMEALTAVTVAGLTLHDMVKAVDPAATLTDVRLVSKSGGARGEWRRDAWLDGRIRSAVPELRRDRAVVVVASTRAATGTRDDTTGPLIAEWLQARGLTVDEVVVVADADIATALRSVVATRPALVLTTGGTGASPTDATPEATIPLLDRELPGLADAIRAAGAAIVPTSSLSRGVAGVANGTVIVNLPGSTGGVRDGLGVLERVLEHLLAQVDGGGDHSAGAPIHDGPTA from the coding sequence ATGAGTGAACCGACTGTGAGTGAACCGACTCTGAGTGAACCGACTGGTGCGAGCGGGCTGACCCACCTCGACTCCGACGGGCGCGCCCGCATGGTCGACGTCGGCGGCAAGGAGGTCACCCACCGGGTGGCGGTGGCGAGCGGAACCTTCGTCACCACCGACGAGGTGATCGGTCTGCTCCGCACCGACGGCCTGAAGAAGGCCGATGCGCTGGCGACCGCGCGCATCTCCGGGATCATGGGCGCGAAGCGCACCAGCGACCTCATCCCTCTCTGCCACCCGCTGGCACTCGACCGGGTCACCGTCGACCTCCACCCCGCCGGCACGACCGTCACGATCACCGCCACCGCGACGACGACGGGCCGCACGGGCGTCGAGATGGAGGCGCTGACGGCGGTGACGGTGGCGGGGCTGACGCTGCACGACATGGTCAAGGCGGTCGATCCCGCAGCCACCCTCACCGATGTCCGGCTCGTGTCGAAGTCGGGCGGTGCCCGCGGCGAGTGGCGACGCGACGCGTGGCTCGACGGCCGCATTCGATCGGCGGTTCCGGAGCTGCGCCGCGACCGGGCCGTGGTCGTGGTCGCCTCGACCCGCGCCGCGACCGGTACCCGCGACGACACCACCGGCCCGCTGATCGCCGAGTGGCTGCAGGCGCGGGGACTGACTGTCGACGAGGTGGTCGTCGTGGCCGACGCCGACATCGCGACGGCGTTGCGCTCGGTGGTCGCCACCCGCCCCGCCCTCGTGCTCACCACGGGAGGCACCGGAGCGAGCCCGACCGACGCCACCCCCGAGGCGACCATCCCGCTGCTCGACCGCGAACTCCCTGGACTCGCCGACGCCATCCGCGCCGCCGGGGCCGCCATCGTGCCGACGTCCTCGCTCAGCCGCGGGGTCGCCGGCGTCGCGAACGGAACCGTCATCGTCAACCTCCCCGGGTCGACGGGCGGTGTGCGCGACGGACTCGGCGTGCTCGAGCGCGTGCTCGAGCACCTGCTCGCGCAGGTCGACGGCGGCGGCGACCACTCGGCGGGCGCCCCTATCCACGACGGGCCGACGGCGTGA